TGGTCGCCACCCTGATGTGGGGCTTCATGTACGGCACCAAGTACGGCCTGGTGGGCGACATCAACTCCGCGTTCGGTGTCACCCTGCCCGACCTGCTCTCCCCCAGCTGGGTACTCGCCTCCATCGGCAACATCGTGACCTGGGAGTTCGTCGGCTACAACATGCTGATCTTCTACTCGGCGCTGCGGGTCGTCCCGACCTCGCTCTACGAGGCGGCGGAGATCGACGGCGCCGGTCAGTGGCGGATCATCAGCGCGATCAAGCTGCCCGCGATCCGGGGCGCGCTCGTCATCGCGACGATCTTCTCGATCATCGGCAGCTTCCAGCTGTTCAACGAGCCGAGCATCCTGCGTCCGCTGGCCCTGAACTCCATCACCACGGACTTCACACCGAACTACTACACGTACTCGCTGTCCTTCAACGGCCAGCAGCACAACTACTCCGCGACGGTGGCCATCATCATGGGCGTCATCACGATGATCGTCGCCTACGTCGTCCAGCTGCGCGGCATGCGCAAGGGAGCGTGACCCGATGAGCACGACTGTCACCGCCTCCCCCGCGAAGAACACCGCCCCGAGGCTGCGGACCCCCCGCAAGAAGCACAGCCCGGGCAAGCCGAAGCGCAATGTGCTGCTGACGGTGCTGATGGCCCTGATGGTCCTCTACACCGTGGTGCCGCTGATCTGGCTGGTCATCAACTCCACGAAGACCCAGGCGGGCCTGGCCGACTCCAACGGACTGTGGTTCGCCCACGACTTCGCCCTCTGGGACAACATCCGGACCACCTTCACCTACCACGACGGCATCTTCGGACGCTGGCTGCTGAACACGCTGCTGTACGTGGTGCTCGGTGCGGGTGGCGCGACCCTGCTGGCCGTGCTGGGCGGGTACGCCCTTGCGAAGTTCCAGTTCCCCGGCAAGCGCGCCATCTTCGCCGTGGTGATCGGTGCGGTCGCCGTGCCGGCCACTGCGCTGGCCGTGCCGACCTTCCTGATGTTCAGCAAGATGGGGCTGACCGACACCCCGTGGGCGGTGATCATCCCGTCGCTCGTGTCACCGTTCGGCCTCTACCTGATGTGGGTGTTCGCCGCGGAGGCGATCCCGACCGAGCTGCTGGAGGCGGCCCGGATGGACGGGGCGAGCGAGGTGCGCACCTTCTTCCAGGTCGCGCTGCCGCTGCTGGCTCCCGGGATCGTGACCGTCCTGCTGTTCACCACGGTCGCCACCTGGAACAACTACTTCCTCCCCCTGATCATGCTGAAGGACCCGGACTGGTACCCGCTGACCCTGGGTCTGAGCGCCTGGAGCTCGCAGGCACAGACCATCGGCGGTGACGTGATCTTCAACCTGGTGATCACCGGATCCCTGCTGACGATCATTCCGCTGATCGCCGCCTTCCTGTTCCTCCAGAAGTACTGGCAGTCCGGCCTCGCCGCCGGAAGCGTCAAGGAGTGACGTGGACGGCGCCCCCAAGCCCCACATTTAAGCCATACCAGCACCACCCCCACCCTCACCTGTCCCACCCACGAAGAAGTGGAAGCCCCATGCGCAGAACAACGAGCCGCATCCTGCGCGGCATCGCCCTCGTCTCCACCCTCGCCCTGGGCGTCACCGCCTGCGGCGGTTCGGACGATGACTCCGACACCAAGGCCGTCTCCGCCAACGACATCCAGACTGCCCTGGACAAGGGCGGCGACATCACGGTCTGGGCCT
This Streptomyces sp. NBC_00377 DNA region includes the following protein-coding sequences:
- a CDS encoding carbohydrate ABC transporter permease; this encodes MTTLQPPVAAEPRPAPPPAKRDRRSWTGWGFIGPFVAVFALVFLAPIAYSIYLSLFRDQLIGGNQFVGLDNYTRALQDEAFWSAVGRVALFLVIQVPIMLGIALLVALALDSGRLYGKSFFRITIFLPYAVPAVVATLMWGFMYGTKYGLVGDINSAFGVTLPDLLSPSWVLASIGNIVTWEFVGYNMLIFYSALRVVPTSLYEAAEIDGAGQWRIISAIKLPAIRGALVIATIFSIIGSFQLFNEPSILRPLALNSITTDFTPNYYTYSLSFNGQQHNYSATVAIIMGVITMIVAYVVQLRGMRKGA
- a CDS encoding carbohydrate ABC transporter permease, translated to MSTTVTASPAKNTAPRLRTPRKKHSPGKPKRNVLLTVLMALMVLYTVVPLIWLVINSTKTQAGLADSNGLWFAHDFALWDNIRTTFTYHDGIFGRWLLNTLLYVVLGAGGATLLAVLGGYALAKFQFPGKRAIFAVVIGAVAVPATALAVPTFLMFSKMGLTDTPWAVIIPSLVSPFGLYLMWVFAAEAIPTELLEAARMDGASEVRTFFQVALPLLAPGIVTVLLFTTVATWNNYFLPLIMLKDPDWYPLTLGLSAWSSQAQTIGGDVIFNLVITGSLLTIIPLIAAFLFLQKYWQSGLAAGSVKE